From Draconibacterium halophilum, one genomic window encodes:
- a CDS encoding PspC domain-containing protein — protein sequence MILGVSEWLSGKLGWDVKMIRIAFVVGVLFAGVGLGLYLILWVVKMFSK from the coding sequence ATGATTTTAGGAGTATCAGAATGGCTCAGCGGAAAATTAGGTTGGGATGTAAAAATGATTAGAATTGCATTTGTTGTTGGTGTTCTATTCGCCGGCGTTGGCTTAGGTCTTTATCTTATTCTTTGGGTGGTTAAAATGTTTTCAAAATAA